In Dyadobacter sp. NIV53, a single window of DNA contains:
- a CDS encoding TonB-dependent receptor, with translation MVNNYHKGFPLLKKCMRISTLILGINLLSTALLMAGTSEAQRLTMDIRQTRVKNVFKQIEQQAGVTFAYDEKLIRNAPQVTLYVMGLPIPDILELIEKQTSLEFRQVGKMIGVTEKSRMEKDREAREPVVHTVLRPVKGKVTDEKGEPLPSVSIRVKGTTGGTMTDLNGDFIIDVAGDESILIFSFIGFVAQEIMVGSRSSVEIQLQPDVSTLSELVVTGYSSQRKKDLIGAVSVVDVDQLKQTPDGQVANQLQGRASGVTISGSGQPGQPPQISIRGLNTFGNNSPLYVVDGVPTLSIADLNTNDIASMQVLKDAGSASIYGSRAANGVIIITTKKGKDKVKVSYSAWYGMQTPPGGNVWNTLNPQEQAQLKFNVQKNTGSAVGDDQYGYGTTPVLPDYILPTGAREGDPDTDPSLYYVNPNYTSVDDFNTFNQIVKANKTGTDWFHEIFKKAPSTSHNISLSGGSDQGSYMFSMNYFNQQGALTNTYLKRYTLRSNSQYNIGKHIRIGENLAYSISDNPKTAVSDGGSAIAFSFRMQPIIPVHDIMGNYAGSRATGMGDAFNPVAMRDRTRYNKGQDNRLFGNVFAEVDLFKYFTLRTSLGGENYSGRWSSFDFPSYENKENTNTNTYNEGSSSGFNWTWTNLVTFHKTFRKHELTVIAGTEAYNNKDYSVGGSTQGYFSFDPNYMTLGTGSGTRSNYSDRGSDALFSLIGRVDYIYNDKYLFGATIRRDGASKFINERYGIFPAVSAGWRISQENFMKGISWLDDLKIRANYGVMGNQINVSTGNPFTTYSSNRRSSYYDLNGTGGSGAVEGFEKSHIGNPDGIWEKDISTNFGIDATFFKGKLDVIADYYIKDIKDLLFAPSLLGTAGGGAPPSVNIGRMKNKGIDLQINSRIDITGDLKLNATLTFTSYNNKILKVTNGANYFDQDGRGFDGASIVRNRVGNSIGQFFGYKVIGFWNSEEEIATANALAVAQTGDPNAVFQDGAAPGRFRYENNSGDGQITSADRTMLGNPNPDFSYGLNLGFNYKRFDFSLFMYGVQGNEVWNQTLWWSDFNSSRSGAKSKTALYNSWTPENHNAKAPIQENNSSFSTINVPNSYFVENGSYLRAKNIQIGYAFSPAFLKKIKTQQLRVYLQATNLFTITGYSGLDPEISKNTDGPQTVFGIDEGSYPASRQYTVGLNLTF, from the coding sequence ATGGTGAATAATTACCATAAGGGATTCCCCTTACTCAAAAAATGTATGCGCATTTCTACGCTTATTTTAGGTATAAACCTGCTTAGCACGGCCCTGTTGATGGCCGGCACGAGCGAGGCGCAGCGTCTTACAATGGATATCAGGCAAACAAGGGTAAAAAATGTTTTCAAACAGATTGAACAACAAGCCGGAGTAACTTTTGCCTATGATGAAAAACTGATCCGCAATGCTCCGCAGGTCACACTTTATGTAATGGGATTGCCAATACCTGATATTCTGGAACTTATCGAAAAACAGACTTCCCTGGAATTCAGGCAGGTTGGCAAGATGATTGGCGTTACTGAAAAATCCAGAATGGAGAAAGACAGGGAAGCCAGGGAACCGGTTGTCCATACAGTTCTTCGCCCGGTAAAAGGTAAAGTGACCGATGAAAAAGGTGAGCCGCTGCCTTCTGTTTCTATTCGGGTAAAAGGAACAACCGGCGGAACAATGACGGATCTGAATGGCGATTTCATTATTGATGTCGCAGGTGATGAATCCATTCTGATATTCAGTTTCATTGGATTTGTAGCTCAGGAAATCATGGTCGGTTCACGTTCATCTGTGGAAATTCAGTTGCAGCCGGATGTATCGACACTATCCGAACTCGTTGTGACCGGTTACAGTTCTCAACGCAAAAAGGATTTGATCGGGGCCGTTTCCGTGGTAGATGTGGATCAACTTAAGCAAACTCCCGACGGGCAGGTAGCCAACCAGTTACAGGGACGTGCTTCCGGTGTTACCATTTCAGGATCAGGACAGCCTGGCCAGCCGCCACAGATCAGTATACGCGGCTTAAATACTTTTGGAAATAATTCGCCTCTTTATGTTGTTGACGGAGTACCAACACTCAGTATTGCAGATCTGAATACGAATGATATTGCTTCCATGCAGGTATTGAAAGATGCCGGATCAGCTTCCATTTACGGTTCAAGGGCGGCAAATGGGGTTATCATTATTACAACGAAAAAAGGAAAAGACAAAGTAAAGGTCTCTTACAGCGCCTGGTATGGTATGCAAACCCCTCCGGGTGGAAATGTATGGAATACGCTGAACCCGCAGGAGCAGGCACAATTGAAATTCAACGTTCAGAAAAATACCGGATCGGCCGTTGGTGACGATCAGTATGGCTATGGCACTACACCTGTTCTTCCTGATTATATATTGCCAACCGGTGCCAGGGAAGGCGACCCGGATACTGATCCTTCTTTGTATTACGTCAATCCGAACTATACTTCTGTAGATGATTTCAACACTTTTAACCAGATCGTTAAAGCCAATAAAACAGGTACGGACTGGTTTCACGAAATATTCAAAAAAGCACCATCAACCAGTCACAACATCTCATTAAGTGGCGGCAGTGACCAGGGTAGTTATATGTTCTCAATGAACTATTTCAATCAGCAGGGTGCTTTGACGAATACGTATCTGAAACGATATACTTTACGTTCCAACAGTCAGTATAATATTGGAAAGCATATCAGGATTGGCGAAAATCTTGCTTATTCTATTTCTGATAATCCTAAAACTGCTGTATCAGACGGTGGTTCTGCTATTGCATTTTCATTCCGGATGCAGCCTATTATTCCGGTTCATGATATTATGGGAAATTATGCAGGAAGCCGTGCCACGGGAATGGGTGATGCATTTAATCCGGTTGCTATGCGTGATCGTACCCGCTATAACAAAGGACAGGACAACAGGTTATTTGGGAATGTATTTGCAGAAGTTGACCTGTTTAAATACTTCACTTTACGTACCAGCTTAGGAGGAGAAAATTATTCAGGAAGATGGAGTTCTTTTGATTTTCCAAGTTATGAAAACAAGGAAAATACCAATACGAATACGTACAACGAAGGGTCTTCATCGGGCTTCAACTGGACCTGGACCAATCTTGTTACTTTTCATAAAACTTTCCGGAAACATGAACTGACTGTTATTGCAGGAACTGAGGCATATAACAATAAAGATTACAGCGTTGGAGGAAGTACGCAAGGTTACTTTTCCTTTGACCCTAATTATATGACTCTTGGAACAGGATCGGGAACCAGATCCAATTATAGTGACCGTGGATCTGATGCTTTATTTTCCTTAATTGGCCGTGTCGATTATATCTATAATGACAAATATTTATTTGGTGCTACCATAAGAAGAGACGGAGCTTCAAAGTTCATTAACGAGCGATACGGTATATTTCCGGCAGTAAGTGCTGGCTGGCGTATTTCCCAGGAAAATTTCATGAAAGGAATAAGCTGGCTGGACGACCTGAAAATACGAGCGAATTACGGTGTAATGGGAAATCAGATCAATGTCAGTACAGGTAATCCATTTACAACTTATAGCTCTAACCGCCGCAGTTCTTATTACGATTTGAACGGAACCGGAGGCTCAGGCGCTGTTGAAGGTTTTGAGAAATCACATATAGGAAATCCTGATGGAATATGGGAAAAAGATATTAGTACCAATTTTGGTATAGATGCTACTTTCTTTAAAGGCAAACTGGACGTGATCGCCGATTATTACATTAAAGATATTAAGGATCTGCTATTCGCTCCGTCATTGCTCGGAACGGCTGGCGGCGGAGCGCCTCCATCTGTGAACATAGGCCGGATGAAAAATAAAGGAATTGATTTACAAATTAATTCCAGGATTGATATTACAGGGGATTTAAAATTGAATGCAACACTGACCTTTACTTCTTACAATAATAAAATCCTGAAAGTAACCAATGGCGCTAATTATTTTGATCAGGATGGCCGTGGATTTGACGGTGCTTCTATTGTCAGAAATCGCGTTGGAAATTCAATCGGACAGTTTTTTGGTTATAAAGTAATTGGTTTCTGGAATTCTGAGGAGGAAATAGCCACTGCTAATGCACTCGCTGTGGCACAAACCGGAGACCCGAATGCAGTGTTTCAGGATGGGGCAGCACCCGGACGTTTTCGATATGAAAATAATAGCGGCGACGGACAAATCACGTCCGCCGACCGTACGATGCTGGGCAATCCGAATCCGGATTTCAGCTATGGCTTAAACCTTGGCTTTAATTACAAACGATTCGATTTCAGTCTATTTATGTATGGTGTACAGGGTAATGAGGTCTGGAACCAGACACTCTGGTGGAGCGATTTCAACTCTTCACGTTCTGGTGCAAAAAGTAAAACAGCACTTTATAATTCCTGGACCCCCGAAAATCACAATGCCAAAGCACCGATTCAGGAAAACAACAGTTCATTTAGTACGATCAATGTTCCCAATTCTTATTTTGTTGAAAACGGATCGTACCTGAGAGCTAAAAATATCCAGATCGGCTATGCTTTTTCACCCGCATTTCTGAAAAAAATCAAGACCCAGCAATTGCGTGTTTACCTGCAGGCCACTAATCTATTCACTATTACAGGTTATTCCGGACTTGATCCGGAAATCAGTAAAAATACGGACGGACCTCAAACCGTATTTGGTATAGACGAAGGTTCTTATCCTGCTTCCAGACAATATACAGTTGGGCTTAATCTTACATTTTAA
- a CDS encoding RagB/SusD family nutrient uptake outer membrane protein, with protein MKKSIQYMVVLCMMTCLPVLQSCKDDFLDKPVQGALGDGVLANEKGIDALLTGAYAALDGQGDFTGGSGWESAPDNWIYGAIAGGDAHKGSDGGDQTPINAIATFSTGGDNGFFDTKWKALYEGVARTNSVLKLLATLTEMPEADKKNVEAQAKFLRAHYYFELKKMWNMVPWIDETTTNYNQSNDQDIWPMIEADFKLAYENLPATQSQVGRANKWAAGAYLAKTYLYQHKDALAIPVFTDVITNGVTTNGLKYDLVAYKDNFDAATKNNAESVFAIQMVANDGTLDITNANQGGMLNFPYGTGAPFACCGFYQPSQVLVNTFRTDANGLPYLDDYNAHAVKSDKGLNSETAFTPDAGTLDPRLDWTVGRRAIPYHDWGLFPGMDWVRDQSYAGPYAPKKNIHRQKNQDIYADLSSWGPGNAINVLVIRFADVLLMAAEAETAAGSVAKAEEYVNRVRNRAADKTGWLYKYISDANPLGGFSTTPAANYTIKPYPAGSLAAKGKDYVLKAIYYERDIELAMEGHRFFDLVRWGIAEKQLTSFFGYESKVTTDLAGGKFITGKNNYYPIPQAEIDRSVENGVAKLKQNPGYN; from the coding sequence ATGAAAAAGTCAATTCAATATATGGTCGTTCTTTGCATGATGACCTGTCTTCCGGTTTTGCAATCCTGTAAAGATGATTTTTTGGATAAACCGGTTCAGGGTGCACTGGGCGATGGTGTACTTGCCAACGAAAAAGGAATAGACGCACTTTTGACCGGAGCTTATGCAGCACTTGACGGCCAGGGCGATTTTACAGGCGGAAGTGGCTGGGAATCAGCTCCTGACAACTGGATTTATGGAGCCATAGCCGGCGGCGATGCGCACAAAGGAAGTGATGGTGGTGACCAAACCCCGATTAATGCCATTGCTACATTCAGCACAGGAGGCGATAATGGTTTTTTTGATACTAAATGGAAAGCTTTATACGAAGGTGTTGCCAGGACAAACAGTGTGTTAAAATTACTGGCTACACTTACAGAGATGCCGGAAGCAGATAAGAAAAACGTTGAAGCGCAGGCCAAATTCCTGAGGGCACATTATTATTTTGAATTAAAGAAAATGTGGAATATGGTTCCCTGGATCGATGAAACGACTACGAACTATAACCAGTCAAACGATCAGGATATCTGGCCAATGATCGAAGCGGATTTCAAACTTGCTTATGAAAATCTGCCCGCAACACAATCGCAGGTTGGCCGGGCTAACAAATGGGCGGCAGGAGCATATCTTGCCAAAACCTATTTGTATCAGCATAAAGACGCTTTGGCTATTCCTGTTTTTACCGACGTAATTACAAACGGTGTAACAACAAACGGGTTGAAATATGACCTTGTTGCTTATAAGGACAATTTCGATGCGGCTACTAAAAACAATGCTGAATCCGTATTTGCGATACAAATGGTTGCGAATGACGGAACGCTCGATATTACCAATGCCAATCAGGGCGGAATGCTGAACTTCCCGTATGGAACCGGTGCTCCGTTTGCCTGCTGTGGATTTTACCAGCCTTCGCAGGTTTTGGTTAATACATTCAGAACAGACGCCAATGGCCTTCCTTATCTGGACGATTACAATGCGCATGCCGTAAAAAGTGATAAAGGGCTTAATTCTGAAACAGCATTTACACCGGATGCCGGAACGCTCGATCCGCGCCTGGACTGGACAGTTGGCCGTCGAGCCATTCCTTACCACGACTGGGGATTGTTTCCGGGAATGGATTGGGTACGTGATCAGTCTTATGCAGGGCCATATGCACCTAAAAAGAATATCCACAGACAAAAAAACCAGGATATTTATGCTGATTTGAGTTCCTGGGGACCGGGTAATGCGATCAATGTATTGGTCATCCGTTTTGCAGATGTGTTATTAATGGCCGCCGAAGCAGAAACGGCAGCAGGAAGTGTGGCAAAAGCGGAAGAATATGTAAACCGTGTAAGAAACAGGGCCGCGGATAAAACGGGATGGCTTTACAAATATATCAGTGACGCCAATCCTTTAGGCGGATTTTCGACTACACCAGCTGCTAACTACACAATCAAACCATATCCTGCGGGGTCTCTTGCTGCAAAAGGAAAAGATTATGTGCTGAAAGCAATTTATTATGAGCGTGATATTGAACTTGCGATGGAAGGCCACCGGTTTTTTGACCTGGTTCGCTGGGGAATTGCTGAAAAGCAGCTGACTTCATTTTTCGGATACGAATCAAAAGTCACGACTGACCTTGCAGGAGGTAAATTTATTACCGGGAAGAATAATTATTATCCGATTCCTCAGGCAGAAATCGACAGAAGTGTGGAGAACGGAGTTGCAAAGCTAAAACAAAATCCTGGGTATAACTGA
- a CDS encoding EamA family transporter yields MFERKLWRFYFSQKLIIAGLCIGFAGLVLFSSSSASHTETNGMELIGNLVLLLSAVLWVGGSLYGKKVNTEAYSNTMVTSIQLIAAGIFSAFLAFPTGEWSRFSPDHISLQAWGGLAYMITMGSMVAFLAFTWLLTIRPPALVGTHTYVNPVVAVFAGWLFIGETFSTMQVIGLAVILFGVLLTKIQEYKELRIFGKGWLSIGKN; encoded by the coding sequence TTGTTTGAAAGAAAACTCTGGCGGTTTTATTTTTCTCAAAAACTAATTATCGCCGGTTTGTGCATTGGTTTTGCCGGGCTTGTTCTGTTTTCCTCTTCTTCCGCATCACATACGGAAACAAATGGTATGGAACTGATTGGAAACCTGGTTTTGCTTTTAAGTGCCGTTTTGTGGGTTGGCGGTTCTTTATATGGAAAGAAAGTGAATACGGAAGCTTATTCGAATACCATGGTTACGAGTATCCAATTGATAGCTGCGGGAATATTCAGCGCATTTCTGGCATTCCCAACCGGCGAGTGGAGCCGTTTTTCTCCTGATCATATTTCACTGCAAGCCTGGGGTGGTCTGGCCTATATGATTACCATGGGTTCAATGGTTGCTTTTCTGGCATTTACATGGTTGCTAACTATTCGTCCGCCTGCATTGGTAGGGACGCATACTTATGTAAATCCGGTTGTCGCTGTTTTTGCTGGCTGGTTATTTATTGGTGAAACATTTTCGACCATGCAGGTAATCGGACTTGCAGTCATTCTTTTCGGCGTTCTTCTGACGAAAATACAAGAATATAAAGAACTCAGGATATTTGGAAAAGGTTGGTTATCAATTGGAAAAAACTGA
- a CDS encoding EamA family transporter — protein MVQVETIPQWKVTMAFIAIYIVWGTTYLAIAYTLQGFPPFVLSAFRFFIAGILLFTYCKIKGYKVPPLDIVVPSAISGTVALVGGSGLVTWAEQYIGSGMQQQ, from the coding sequence ATGGTACAAGTGGAAACCATACCGCAATGGAAAGTAACGATGGCTTTTATAGCCATTTACATTGTTTGGGGAACAACCTACCTGGCTATTGCATACACTTTACAGGGATTTCCTCCATTTGTATTGTCGGCTTTCCGTTTTTTCATTGCCGGAATTTTACTTTTTACTTATTGTAAAATAAAAGGATATAAAGTTCCGCCTTTGGATATTGTTGTTCCATCGGCCATAAGCGGTACGGTTGCATTGGTTGGCGGTTCTGGCCTGGTTACCTGGGCTGAACAATATATTGGAAGCGGCATGCAGCAACAGTAA
- a CDS encoding CGNR zinc finger domain-containing protein, whose amino-acid sequence MSILRTLETMTLDGGALPFHFINTVRDRKVEHVHNYLTSYQDIITWCRRLKLMEEPELEKLRNYALNNNEESEKAYNKAIGLREIMYDLFSAIAASQKPDAAILKKFNGYLSEALSKISLTFDHEKFPFEIDRVTIQLDKPIWIVLKDTYRLLNEDDRNRMKECKKCGWIFLDHTKNNTKLWCNPLICGSTSKATRYYHNKKRGSADAKIKI is encoded by the coding sequence ATGTCAATACTGCGAACTCTTGAAACAATGACTCTGGACGGCGGTGCTTTGCCATTTCATTTTATCAATACGGTCCGGGACAGAAAGGTGGAGCATGTCCACAATTACCTTACCAGCTACCAGGATATTATCACATGGTGCCGGCGACTGAAATTGATGGAAGAACCTGAGCTGGAAAAATTAAGAAATTACGCTTTGAACAACAACGAAGAGTCCGAAAAAGCATATAATAAAGCCATCGGCCTGCGTGAAATTATGTATGATCTTTTTTCAGCCATAGCTGCCAGCCAAAAACCTGATGCTGCAATCCTGAAAAAATTCAATGGTTATTTGTCAGAAGCTTTGTCAAAAATCAGCCTTACGTTTGATCATGAAAAGTTTCCTTTTGAGATTGATCGTGTTACTATTCAGCTGGATAAACCAATTTGGATAGTATTAAAAGATACGTATAGGCTGCTCAATGAAGACGACAGAAACAGAATGAAAGAATGCAAAAAGTGTGGCTGGATTTTTCTGGATCACACCAAAAACAATACTAAATTATGGTGTAATCCACTGATCTGCGGAAGTACGTCAAAAGCAACACGATATTACCACAATAAAAAACGTGGATCGGCAGATGCGAAAATTAAGATTTGA
- a CDS encoding TolC family protein — protein sequence MFFVPRISVQAQRIVTLDQAVEEAAKQNLLIRAGQQQVSQQEALISASFDPPKTTLDVQYGQTQARQNDYTATAIQSFSPLSVYKTQKQLAEGNVKTSEYQLNSNRLRLSNEVKRAYYQLIYDQKLLTILDQQSVLFAESARSADIRFKTGETNRLESVSAQSKYQQMLQRIRYARREQLIHYASLRLLLQTNDSIRIDTGTVFKRISAANAIATLNTDDNPIVGLLRQHITNSQIQTKLQQKSGLPDWRIGYVNQSIAKSSNYNVVHAGISVNIFTKAQKAKIQALKIQEHIQQTTLEYTSQQITTELNTLAERQRNLSANLDYYQSYALPQAELIRETALSSYRNGEAGYLEFFAAIQQAYQVQEEYLLNVLDYDFNLIRIEEVSGQY from the coding sequence TTGTTCTTTGTTCCTCGCATTTCGGTTCAGGCACAGCGCATTGTGACTCTGGATCAGGCGGTTGAGGAAGCGGCTAAACAAAATTTACTGATTAGGGCCGGACAGCAGCAGGTAAGTCAGCAGGAAGCTTTGATTTCTGCTTCTTTTGATCCACCCAAAACTACGCTTGACGTACAATATGGACAGACTCAGGCCAGGCAAAATGATTACACAGCTACTGCAATTCAGTCTTTTTCTCCGTTAAGTGTTTACAAAACCCAAAAACAACTGGCAGAAGGAAATGTAAAAACAAGTGAATATCAACTGAATTCGAACAGGTTGCGTCTTTCCAATGAAGTGAAACGTGCTTATTACCAGCTGATTTATGATCAAAAACTTCTGACCATTCTGGATCAGCAAAGCGTTCTTTTTGCAGAATCGGCAAGAAGCGCTGATATACGTTTTAAAACAGGTGAAACGAACCGGCTTGAATCTGTATCCGCCCAAAGTAAATACCAGCAAATGCTACAGCGAATCCGTTATGCACGGCGTGAACAACTCATACATTATGCTTCGTTGCGTCTTTTGTTACAAACCAATGATAGTATACGTATTGATACGGGAACTGTTTTCAAACGAATCTCTGCCGCCAACGCAATTGCTACACTAAATACCGACGATAATCCAATAGTTGGTTTATTGCGGCAACATATCACTAACAGTCAGATCCAGACGAAATTGCAGCAAAAAAGCGGCTTACCCGACTGGCGCATCGGTTATGTCAATCAGTCGATTGCGAAGTCTTCCAATTATAATGTTGTACATGCAGGCATCTCGGTCAATATTTTTACCAAAGCGCAGAAAGCTAAAATCCAGGCTTTGAAAATTCAGGAACATATCCAGCAAACGACGCTCGAATATACAAGTCAGCAAATTACAACCGAACTGAATACCCTGGCTGAGAGGCAACGTAATTTATCTGCTAATCTGGATTATTACCAGTCTTATGCATTGCCACAGGCCGAACTGATTCGGGAAACTGCATTATCGTCTTACCGAAATGGTGAAGCGGGTTATCTTGAATTTTTTGCGGCTATTCAACAGGCTTATCAGGTTCAGGAAGAATACCTGCTGAATGTACTGGATTACGATTTTAACCTGATCAGGATTGAAGAAGTTAGTGGTCAGTATTGA
- a CDS encoding cation diffusion facilitator family transporter, producing the protein MTNEQTAIKATYFSIIGNTVLAIIKGLAGYFGNSYALVADAIESTSDIFASFLVLFGIKYSNKPADEDHPYGHGRAEPLVTFLVVGFLITSAIIIAYESIQNIRTPHKLPHAWTLAILGAIIVWKEMSYRLVLKRSIEANSSSLKADAWHHRSDAITSVAAFIGISIALVLGKGYEAADDWAALFAAGFILYNSYGIFRPALGEIMDENLYDDLITEIRKVSLEVEGITGTEKCLIRKSGMIYHVDLHANVDADITVRQGHVIAHRLKDTLKKRIPELGNILIHIEPDE; encoded by the coding sequence ATGACCAACGAACAGACAGCGATTAAAGCGACCTATTTCAGTATTATTGGCAATACAGTATTAGCAATTATCAAGGGACTGGCCGGTTATTTTGGAAATTCTTACGCATTGGTAGCCGATGCCATTGAGTCAACCAGTGATATTTTTGCGTCTTTCCTGGTCCTGTTCGGGATTAAATATTCAAACAAACCGGCAGACGAAGATCATCCGTACGGGCATGGACGTGCAGAGCCCCTGGTAACATTTCTGGTCGTTGGTTTCCTGATCACTTCCGCCATCATCATCGCCTACGAAAGTATCCAGAACATCCGGACGCCTCACAAATTACCGCATGCCTGGACGCTGGCCATACTTGGAGCCATCATTGTCTGGAAAGAAATGTCGTACCGGCTCGTATTAAAAAGGAGCATAGAAGCAAATAGTTCATCCCTGAAAGCAGACGCGTGGCACCACAGGAGCGACGCTATTACATCCGTTGCTGCATTTATCGGTATTTCCATTGCACTGGTACTCGGCAAAGGTTACGAAGCAGCAGACGACTGGGCAGCACTTTTTGCCGCAGGATTCATTCTTTACAATAGTTATGGTATTTTTCGTCCGGCATTGGGCGAGATCATGGACGAAAACCTGTACGACGACCTTATTACTGAAATCAGGAAAGTATCGCTGGAAGTAGAAGGCATTACTGGTACAGAAAAGTGCCTGATCCGGAAATCCGGCATGATTTACCACGTTGACCTCCACGCCAATGTAGACGCCGATATCACCGTAAGACAAGGTCACGTAATCGCCCATCGCCTCAAAGACACATTAAAAAAAAGAATTCCGGAACTTGGAAATATATTGATACATATTGAGCCGGATGAGTGA
- a CDS encoding DUF6934 family protein — MKTKKYTTNQISPDSYQFYKINQNVEIIDSYTFFSTGPKGKIELRILITIDLSESNIGIYNLAFGVWDPVLKDLDDRIETKNNDMDQILATVGETAINFVLKNPLAYLYAQGSTSIRTRKYQMGILKYFPEIPLNLGIYGIINNNSGTMTLENFQVGINYHAFLLYSK; from the coding sequence ATGAAAACCAAAAAATACACCACTAATCAAATAAGCCCTGATTCATATCAATTTTATAAAATAAACCAAAATGTAGAAATAATCGACTCTTATACATTTTTCAGTACCGGACCAAAAGGGAAAATTGAGCTTCGTATATTAATTACCATAGACCTCTCCGAATCAAACATCGGAATATACAATTTAGCTTTTGGAGTATGGGATCCTGTTTTAAAAGATCTTGACGATAGAATAGAAACTAAAAACAATGACATGGATCAAATACTTGCTACAGTAGGAGAAACAGCTATCAATTTTGTTCTAAAAAACCCCCTGGCTTATTTATATGCTCAAGGGAGTACTTCAATAAGAACTAGAAAATATCAAATGGGTATTCTAAAATATTTCCCCGAAATCCCTCTAAACTTGGGTATTTATGGAATTATTAATAATAACTCAGGCACAATGACTCTTGAAAACTTTCAAGTTGGAATAAATTACCATGCGTTCTTGTTATACAGCAAATGA